One Elaeis guineensis isolate ETL-2024a chromosome 10, EG11, whole genome shotgun sequence genomic window carries:
- the LOC105052410 gene encoding uncharacterized protein, with protein sequence MALSILKRSKTEVGHQDLVATRSGIGSGDAAALGGDQRGQGKRRDRHTWTIVTSIPYDDGHQWRKYGEKMISSSKFPRCYYRCTYKAEQGCQATKQVQQKDFGDPPSFLVTYTNKHTCSSTFMAPHFVVDPCQSEPFSLCFDSSAGGIINEQPAFLTSLPTIIQDCDGRMPNWQHDTSSSSNQHMSLNVASQAYMETAGTILSSFDDICSNACPMWISHRSDVDYMMMEPMELIEFDGKELIF encoded by the exons ATGGCCCTCTCCATCTTGAAGCGCAGCAAGACAGAGGTTGGCCACCAGGACCTGGTGGCTACCAGGTCGGGCATAGGTTCCGGTGATGCAGCTGCACTTGGTGGCGATCAAAGAGGTCAAGGTAAAAG GAGGGACCGGCATACATGGACAATAGTTACATCGATACCATATGACGATGGCCATCAATGGAGAAAATATGGGGAAAAGATGATCAGTAGCTCCAAGTTTCCAAG GTGCTACTATAGGTGTACTTACAAAGCTGAGCAAGGGTGCCAGGCAACAAAACAGGTGCAGCAAAAGGACTTCGGTGACCCTCCCTCCTTCTTGGTCACCTACACCAATAAACATACTTGCAGCTCTACGTTCATGGCTCCCCATTTTGTGGTGGATCCATGTCAAAGTGAGCCATTCTCTCTTTGCTTTGATTCAAGTGCTGGTGGAATAATCAACGAACAGCCTGCTTTCCTCACTTCCTTGCCCACCATCATACAAGACTGTGATGGAAGAATGCCCAATTGGCAACATGATACTAGTTCTTCATCGAACCAACACATGTCACTAAATGTGGCATCACAAGCATACATGGAGACGGCAGGAACAATCTTGTCTAGCTTTGATGATATCTGTTCCAATGCTTGCCCGATGTGGATCTCACATCGGTCGGATGTGGATTACATGATGATGGAACCAATGGAATTAATTGAGTTCGATGGTAAGGAGTTGATCTTCTAA